Proteins encoded in a region of the Triticum dicoccoides isolate Atlit2015 ecotype Zavitan chromosome 3A, WEW_v2.0, whole genome shotgun sequence genome:
- the LOC119272211 gene encoding NAC domain-containing protein 2-like — protein MLLEASTSSQQQPGEAPLYPYLDVPGVRFVPTDQELILCYLRSKLRGDPPPTSLVRDDDVYAEHPEYLTTRLGPSVEDYWYVFTQRSRKYAKGGRPSRSTGDTGRWKSVGKNTPVTYGKEKATIGFRNSLAYEVFVRDDGGDSKKKRIEKTEWKMTEFVDVDSNRPVSSGSNFMLLNDWVLCRITRKPEKKKGEEEDPGASPADEVVEEEEHEPSSMMLADEPLTDTSPDTSQQAQVTAPAGLLGNGANWSDSTADSQAGRSGSGSDPQKTADDDPFESLDLGPLPSGNSRDHVFTIDPWAWNLYYPEGADIDSSGSRLRTPSDPDPMEIPSEPPAYHPQPRHVVTDLPSSSAGGLDELTKVIRKRKEHARASGDDTGKKGNAAVKKSSGRAKPDGQN, from the exons ATGCTGCTGGAGGCGTCAACGTCGTCGCAGCAGCAGCCCGGCGAGGCGCCGCTGTACCCGTACCTGGACGTCCCCGGCGTCCGGTTCGTCCCCACCGACCAGGAGCTCATCCTCTGCTACCTCCGGAGCAAGCTGCGCGGCGATCCGCCCCCGACCTCGCTCGTGCGCGACGACGACGTGTACGCGGAGCACCCCGAGTATCTTA CGACGAGGCTGGGCCCGAGCGTGGAGGACTACTGGTACGTGTTCACGCAGAGGAGCCGCAAGTACGCCAAGGGGGGGCGGCCGAGCCGGAGCACGGGCGACACGGGCCGCTGGAAGTCGGTGGGCAAGAACACGCCTGTCACCTACGGGAAGGAGAAGGCGACGATCGGGTTCAGGAACTCGCTGGCGTACGAGGTGTTCGtccgcgacgatggcggcgactccaagaagaagcggatagagaagacggagtggaagatgaccgAGTTCGTGGACGTCGACTCCAACAGGCCCGTCTCGTCCGGCTCCAACTTCATGCTG CTCAACGACTGGGTGCTGTGCAGGATAACGCGcaagccggagaagaagaagggggaggaggaggatccCGGCGCTTCTCCGGCGGacgaggtggtggaggaggaggagcacgagcCGTCATCGATGATGCTCGCCGACGAGCCGCTGACGGACACCAGCCCCGACACGTCGCAGCAAGCGCAGGTGACGGCGCCTGCCGGCCTCTTAGGCAACGGCGCCAACTGGTCGGACAGCACCGCCGACAGCCAGGCCGGACGATCCGGCTCCGGCTCCGACCCCCAAAAGACTGCCGACGACGACCCGTTCGAGTCTCTTGATCTGGGTCCCTTGCCGAGTGGGAACAGTCGTGACCATGTCTTCACGATTGATCCATGGGCCTGGAACCTGTATTATCCAGAGGGCGCCGATATTGATTCGTCCGGCAGCCGGCTCCGAACGCCCAGCGACCCTGATCCGATGGAGATCCCGTCGGAACCACCTGCTTATCATCCTCAGCCTCGGCACGTCGTCACTGATCTTCCCTCCTCCTCCGCCGGCGGTCTTGATGAACTCACCAAGGTGATTCGCAAGAGAAAAGAACACGCCAGGGCGAGCGGCGACGACACCGGGAAGAAGGGCAACGCGGCAGTGAAGAAGAGCTCCGGGCGTGCAAAGCCAGACGGCCAAAACTAA